DNA from Williamwhitmania sp.:
CAGAGGAGGCAAGAACATTGGCATCGTTGATTGAAATAGGAGCACTATCAAAATCGGTTACTATGCCAGTTATGTAATTGTCCTTATCCCACAGTTCCTTAATCTCTTTTTCGGGGTAATAGGTTCTGGTTCTCCATGCCTGATCAGTGGTGCTTACTCCTTTCGACATAACCACAACCCACTCTCCATTTCCATAGGCAATGTTGGTAATGTAGTATTTGGAGTCCCAGTAACTTTTAATTTTGGTGTCGGGATAAGTTGAACTTCTAAACCATACTTGGTCGTCCATGCCAGTTCCTTTCGACATTACTAACGCCCACCGATCTTCACCGTAGCTAAGGTTAGTTATTGCATAGTCCTTACCTTTCAGCGTATTGATTTCATCTTCGGGAAAGTAGGATCTGGTTCGCCATGCCTGATCGGTAAAGGCGGATCCTTTGGAAAAGATGGCGGCCCATTCTCCATTTCCGTAAGTTAGTTCTGTAATATAATAGCCGTCATCCCACGCCTTTTTAATATCATCAGCAGGAAAGATGGTGGATGTTTTCCACCGCTGTTGCGTGTACTTTGTTCCTTTTGTGGCCACCATAGCCCAAAGTTTCATGCCATAGGAGAGGGATGTTACTTCGAATCCCTTATCCCACAGTTCACTAATTTCTTTTGACGGGAAGATGGTTCTTGTCCGCCATTCTTGTGCTGTGTATCCATTACCTTTTGACATTACCAAAGCCCACTTAGTGTTTTGGGCAGAAATGGAATTTTCTCCTATTAGGCCAAGGATAAGGCATAATGCAAATGCAATAGAGTATATGTTTCTCATAGACATTACGAGTCAGGTTTAGGCTCAGGTAATTTACAAATTTTGATCACAAAACCTCCTTCAATTGTTTAGTCGATAGGTTCAAATTAGTAAGAAGGCAAGTTTGCTGCGTGTTGGGTATCAACGCTGATTTATATAATTAGGATTTTGACGCTTGAGATCTATTCCCTGGATGGATTTGGATTTATGAAAATACTTCTCAGCAAATGCTTGGCACTGCAGGCATAAAAAAAGCACCGTCCAAATTAATGAACGGTGCTCTACCAAAATTTTAAAATTGGTTATGCTTCAGCGTAAAGCTTTACAATATTTACAATTACCTCTGTTGCCTTTACCATCGACTCCAGCGGAACGTACTCAAATTTTCCGTGGAAGTTGTGACCACCTGCAAAGATATTGGGGCAGGGGAGTCCCATGTAGGATAACCTAGCACCATCTGTACCTCCTCTTATTGGAACAACGAGCGGTTTAATGTTGGCCATCTCCATTGCCTTTACTGCGGTGGTAACAATGTGCATGTGCGGCTCAACCTTCTCTTTCATGTTGTAGTATTGATCCTTCATGTCAATGGTCACGATGGTATCGCCATACTTCATGTTGAGAAGACGGATAATGCTTGTAAGTAGCTCCTTCTTGGTTTCAAACTTTGTACGGTTGTGGTCGCGGATAATATACTGAATGGTTGCATTTTCCACACTGCCCTCCATGTGGATGAGGTGGTAAAAACCATCGTAATCTTGGGTAAACTCAGGACGCTCATTAACCGGAAGCATGGAATTTAGTTCCATCGCTACAAGCATGGCATTAATCATCTTGTCCTTGGCATAGCCAGGGTGGATGTTCCTGCCCTGGATTGCAATCTTAGCCCCTGCTGCATTGAAGTTTTCGTACTCCATCTCGCCGATTGCGCCACCATCCATGGTGTAGGCAAAGTCGGCGGCAAAACGCTTCACATCGAAGAAGTCAACACCATGTCCAATCTCCTCGTCGTGGGTAAAGCCAATGCGAATATCACCATGCTTTATCTCCGGATGCTTTAGAAGGTAGCTAACCGCAGCCATGATTTCAGCAATACCAGCTTTGTCGTCAGCACCGAGCAGCGTATTGCCATCGGTGGTAATGATGGTTTGGCCAACATATTTCTTCAACTCGGGAAACTCCCGTGTGGTCATTACCAGCTGCTTTTCTTTGCTAAGAACAATATCGCTACCGTCATAATTCTCAATGATCCTTGGCTTTACGTTTTCTCCGCTCATGTCCGGGCTGGTGTCCATGTGGGCAAGGAATCCAATTACCGGCACCTTTTTGCTAACGTTACTAGGAAGTGTAGCCATTATGTAGCCATACTTATCAACGGTAACATCCTTTAAACCAAGAGTTTTAAGTTCTTCGATTAAGAGATTGCCAAGCATTCTTTGTTTCTCTGAACTTGGATAATTTGATGATGATTCGTCGCTCTGGGTGTCAATTTTAATATACCTCAGAAAACGCTCAAGTATTTCGTTTTTCATTCTTTTCCCATATTTATCGGTTCGAAATCATTTTTTAAGTCAAACAATACCGAAGGTAAAAAGTTGGTGTGGTGAACACTTTCAATGGATAGAAAACCTGCTCAGGCTGATTAATTCACTGTCAGTTGTCTTTTTCAATTCCACTTTTACTATTCACCACTCACTTATTCACTATTCCACCTCAGGTTTTGCCTTTAAGGAACTTCTAATTAGGTAA
Protein-coding regions in this window:
- the pepT gene encoding peptidase T, whose protein sequence is MKNEILERFLRYIKIDTQSDESSSNYPSSEKQRMLGNLLIEELKTLGLKDVTVDKYGYIMATLPSNVSKKVPVIGFLAHMDTSPDMSGENVKPRIIENYDGSDIVLSKEKQLVMTTREFPELKKYVGQTIITTDGNTLLGADDKAGIAEIMAAVSYLLKHPEIKHGDIRIGFTHDEEIGHGVDFFDVKRFAADFAYTMDGGAIGEMEYENFNAAGAKIAIQGRNIHPGYAKDKMINAMLVAMELNSMLPVNERPEFTQDYDGFYHLIHMEGSVENATIQYIIRDHNRTKFETKKELLTSIIRLLNMKYGDTIVTIDMKDQYYNMKEKVEPHMHIVTTAVKAMEMANIKPLVVPIRGGTDGARLSYMGLPCPNIFAGGHNFHGKFEYVPLESMVKATEVIVNIVKLYAEA